One window of the Pelobates fuscus isolate aPelFus1 chromosome 12, aPelFus1.pri, whole genome shotgun sequence genome contains the following:
- the LOC134578629 gene encoding inactive hydroxysteroid dehydrogenase-like protein 1 yields MAAVDSFHLLYREVAKSCQSHVEVLTVIGACYVTWKGLRTLYECCSLFQLHVTPCLIRRTSLTKQYGEWAVVTGAAEGIGKAYAEELARKGLNVFLIGGNKEKLQVVSQSIAKTHRVKTSFIEADFNKGREVYPPIKEALANLNIGILVNSAAYLEYPQRVTEVLEDKLWEIINVNVAAATMMVHIVVPGMVQRKKGAIVNVCCCSCCRSAMYSASKVYLDAFSQELQSDLSHKGIFVQSLIPLCVATNCTTSIKVVHRLPFLVPAPETYARHAVRTLGVSTRTTGYWVHSIELLAAQWIPSWMYLFLGRFLCSSNL; encoded by the exons ATGGCGGCAGTAGACAGTTTTCACCTTTTGTATCGCGAGGTGGCCAAGTCATGCCAAAGTCACGTGGAAGTTTTGACTGTGATTGGAGCCTGCTATGTAACTTGGAAAGGTCTCCGTACCCTGTATGAGTGTTGCAGTCTTTTCCAGttgcatgtcacaccttgtctCATCAGGAGGACCAGCCTCACCAAGCAGTATGGAGAGTGGGCTGTAGTAACAG GAGCCGCGGAGGGTATAGGGAAAGCATATGCAGAAGAGTTGGCTCGTAAGGGACTCAATGTCTTCCTGATTGGTGGCAACAAAGAAAAGTTACAAGTGGTGTCACAGTCCATTGCTAAAACTCATAGAGTTAAAACAAGCTTTATAGAAGCAGATTTCAACAAGGGCAGGGAAGTTTATCCTCCCATTAAGGAGGCCCTTGCAAACCTCAATATTGGCATCCTGGTGAATAGTGCCGCATATTTGGAGTATCCCCAGCGTGTAACTGAGGTTCTAGAAGACAAACTGTGGGAGATCATCAATGTGAATGTTGCTGCAGCTACAATGATGGTGCATATAGTAGTGCCGGGTATGGTCCAGCGGAAAAAGGGAGCTATTGTGAACGTGTGCTGCTGTTCCTGCTGCAGATCAGCTATGTACTCTGCCTCCAAG GTTTATTTAGATGCATTTAGCCAGGAACTTCAGTCTGACCTCTCTCATAAAGGCATCTTTGTGCAGTCACTGATACCACTTTGTGTGGCAACAAACTGTACAACTTCAATCAAAGTTGTACATCGTCTTCCTTTTCTTGTCCCAGCACCAGAGACCTATGCCCGTCACGCTGTACGAACACTTGGTGTTTCGACTAGGACAACAGGATATTGGGTTCACTCTATCGAG CTCCTTGCCGCACAGTGGATTCCTAGTTGGATGTATCTTTTTCTTGGAAGGTTCTTGTGTTCTTCAAACCTATAA